The DNA sequence GTATCGATGGCCGTCATCCGGGTGCTCGAAGCCAAGGGCCTCGACATCAAGTCCAAGGTCTCCTTCGTTGCCGGCCATTCACTCGGCGAATACTCGGCGCTCTGTGCTGCCGGCACCTTCTCGATCGCCGACACGGCGCGTCTCCTGCGCATCCGCGGCAACGCGATGCAAGCAGCCGTGCCGGTCGGGAAGGGTGCGATGGCCGCGATCATCGGCCTGGAGCATGCCGATGTCGAAGTCGTTTGCCGCGAAGCCTCGGCGCTCGGCGCCTGCCAGATTGCCAACGACAATGGCGGCGGCCAGCTTGTGATTTCCGGCGAGAAGGCGGCTGTCGAAAAGGCGGCAGCTCTCGCGTCCGAAAAGGGCGCCAAGCGCGCCCTGATGCTCCCGGTCTCCGCTCCCTTCCATTCGAGCCTGATGGCACCGGCCGCCGACGCGATGCGCGAGGCGCTGGCCAAAGTCGAGAAGCACAATCCCGTCGTGCCCGTGATCGCCAACGTGCTCGCCGCACCGGTCAGCGATGCGAATGAGATCGCCCGCCTGCTGGTCGAGCAGGTGACCGGCCAGGTCCGCTGGCGCGAGACGGTCGAATGGTTTGCCGCCAACAATGTCACGACGCTTTATGAACTCGGTTCCGGCAAGGTCCTGACCGGGCTTGCCCGCCGGATCGACAAGACCGTCAACGGTATTGCCGTCAATACGCCTGCCGATATCGACACGGCACTTGCGGCACTGCTCGCGTAAGCCGTCGAACAAGCGCACCAGTTATAAGGAATCAATCAGATGTTCGATCTTTCCGGCCGTAAGGCTCTCGTCACCGGCGCATCCGGTGGTATTGGTGAAGAAATCGCCCGCATGCTGCACGCGCAGGGCGCGACCGTCGGCCTGCACGGCACGCGCGTCGAAAAGCTGGAAGCGCTCGCCAATGAACTCGGCGATCGCGTGCACCTCTTCCCGGCGAACCTTTCCGACCGTGCCGAAGTCAAGGCGCTTGGCGAAAAGGCCGAGGCCGAGCTCGGCGGCGTCGATATTCTCGTCAACAACGCCGGCATCACCAAGGACGGCCTCTTCGTGCGCATGAGCGACGAGGACTGGGATGCCGTTCTCGAAGTGAACCTGACCGCCGTCTTCCGCCTGACGCGCGAGCTGACCCACCCGATGATGCGCCGCCGTTTCGGCCGCATCGTCAACATCACCTCGATCGTCGGCGTCACCGGCAATCCCGGCCAGGCCAACTACTGTGCCTCCAAGGCCGGCATGATCGGCTTCTCCAAGTCGCTGGCCCAGGAGATCGCGACGCGCAACGTCACCGTCAACTGCGTCGCACCGGGATTCATCGAGAGCGCGATGACCGGCAAGCTGAACGACAAGCAGAAGGACGCGATCATGGGGGCGATCCCGATGAAGCGCATGGGCACCGGCGCGGAGATTGCCTCGGCCGTCGTCTATCTCGCGTCGAACGAAGCCGGCTACGTCACTGGCCAGACGATTCACGTCAATGGCGGCATGGCCATGATCTGATCCGGCTTCCGGGATGTGTCGCCCGTCGAGATTGTGCGGCGGCTGATATTCAACGTCCCGGGAACCGCCTGCCAAATGCCTGAAATTCAATGTTGAGCAAGCGAATGTCAGGCATTTTCGGACTTTGCGACAGACTTAAACCGTGTTAATCGGGCCATGACTGTTAGCAGTCGACCGGTCCCGCCAGGTGTCCGGCAGCCTTGGCTGCCTTGGGTTTGCCGCAGTTCCGGTTGGATGGATTGCCGGTTAGGCCGTCTTGGTCTATCAGGCTTACATAAGAGTACCGGTGCCGGAATAGGCGCCCACAGAAACGAAGGTCGAGGAACTCC is a window from the Ensifer adhaerens genome containing:
- the fabD gene encoding ACP S-malonyltransferase; amino-acid sequence: MSIAFTFPGQGSQAVGMGKDLADAFPEAAAVFAEVDDALGEKLSEIMWNGPEETLTLTANAQPALMAVSMAVIRVLEAKGLDIKSKVSFVAGHSLGEYSALCAAGTFSIADTARLLRIRGNAMQAAVPVGKGAMAAIIGLEHADVEVVCREASALGACQIANDNGGGQLVISGEKAAVEKAAALASEKGAKRALMLPVSAPFHSSLMAPAADAMREALAKVEKHNPVVPVIANVLAAPVSDANEIARLLVEQVTGQVRWRETVEWFAANNVTTLYELGSGKVLTGLARRIDKTVNGIAVNTPADIDTALAALLA
- the fabG gene encoding 3-oxoacyl-[acyl-carrier-protein] reductase, whose translation is MFDLSGRKALVTGASGGIGEEIARMLHAQGATVGLHGTRVEKLEALANELGDRVHLFPANLSDRAEVKALGEKAEAELGGVDILVNNAGITKDGLFVRMSDEDWDAVLEVNLTAVFRLTRELTHPMMRRRFGRIVNITSIVGVTGNPGQANYCASKAGMIGFSKSLAQEIATRNVTVNCVAPGFIESAMTGKLNDKQKDAIMGAIPMKRMGTGAEIASAVVYLASNEAGYVTGQTIHVNGGMAMI